One Perca flavescens isolate YP-PL-M2 chromosome 9, PFLA_1.0, whole genome shotgun sequence genomic window carries:
- the LOC114561604 gene encoding claudin-18: MAATLCQVMGLLLSLLGVAGIIAATGMDQWATEDLFDNPVTAIFSYSGLWNSCVRQSSGFTECRPYFTILGLPALLQAVRALMIVGIVLGAIGCLIAIFSMKCLKMGNMEDNIKATMTLTSGIMFLLAGVCGIAGVSAFANLIVQSFRFTTFADGGFSSFGGAGIGGLSGNLTPRYTFGPALFVGWIGGAILVVGGVMMCLACRGMTPDRNRPYDGMAYKAASHHTIYKSDTRPRPAINDSYKAQSMEGRQSNQRFDYV; encoded by the exons ATGGCAGCCACTCTCTGTCAAGTAATGGGCTTGCTTTTGAGTTTGTTAGGGGTGGCGGGAATAATCGCAGCGACGGGGATGGACCAGTGGGCAACCGAAGACCTCTTTGATAACCCTGTGACGGCCATTTTCTCCTACTCAGGCCTGTGGAATTCATGCGTCCGCCAGAGCTCCGGCTTCACAGAGTGCCGACCGTATTTCACCATTCTGGGACTTCCAG CTCTGCTCCAAGCAGTGCGGGCCCTGATGATTGTTGGTATTGTTCTCGGAGCCATCGGCTGCCTGATCGCCATCTTTTCAATGAAGTGCTTGAAAATGGGGAACATGGAGGACAACATCAAAGCCACAATGACTCTGACTTCTGGAATCATGTTTCTTCTTGCAG GCGTGTGTGGCATTGCTGGGGTGTCGGCCTTTGCTAACTTGATTGTGCAAAGTTTTCGGTTCACAACCTTCGCCGATGGTGGGTTCAGCTCTTTTGGAGGAGCGGGTATTGGTGGACTCTCAGGAAATCTGACTCCAAG GTACACTTTTGGCCCTGCTCTTTTCGTGGGCTGGATCGGTGGAGCTATCTTGGTTGTTGGAGGCGTCATGATGTGTCTGGCCTGCCGTGGAATGACTCCAGATAGAAACAGACC GTACGACGGGATGGCCTACAAAGCTGCTTCTCACCACACTATCTACAAGTCGGACACCAGACCCCGTCCAGCCATCAATGACTCCTACAAGGCCCAGAGTATGGAGGGAAGGCAGTCCAACCAGAGATTTGACTACGTGTAG